The Cydia strobilella chromosome 16, ilCydStro3.1, whole genome shotgun sequence genomic sequence CGTGGCGCGGCCAGGGCGGCAGCGTGACGGCGAGGCGCGCGAGCCCCAGCACGCACGACGGCTCCAGCACCGCGCCGCCGCACAGCGCGCACAGCCTACCCACCACCTGCAAGTACACAACTCATTACTGACCAATGTAGCCTGCGCATGCATATGTAAGTATGGGGGAGTGGTTGAGGCGGTATAACTTCAGTTGAACACTAGCCTTTAGAATACAATTTCATAGAATCGCGGCGAGCGTGGCATGGGGGCGAAGCCTCAAAGACATTTTAAAATAGCCAAAACAATACAACTCCTTACCTTAGCACACAGCAGCAGCGTGTCCGCGGAGCCGGCGCTGTCCATGGCCAGCATGTGCTGCACCAGCGCTTGAGCTAGCAGAGCACACAGCGCGGGCGACACCACCGTGTGCTTGACGCGCGGCGCCGCTCCAGACGACTCGCCTTCTGAGTTGCTGCGCTTGCCGACCATCGCCATGCGCGCTTTCAAGTTAAAACGGACGCGCTGAAAAAAAATTGCGGTCGGTTATTGTTTGAGCCATTTTAATTGGTACCTTAAAGTAAACACGGCGAAAATTACATCGTCTACGCGCTTTCTTGCATGGCAAATAGACTTTATAAATGCATGTGTCCCAGGACATTTATTTTTCATGAATGCTTAACTTTATAGCAAATcatctacacaaaaaaggtaaaatatagGGTTCGTAGTTTAGAACTTTTATGTCGCAAAGCTATCAGAGTTCTAGTCACCTGTTGTTCCTCTAAAGCGACCTGTATGCCACGCCGCGCGGCTTCAAACTCTTGCATTTGGTGCAGCAGCTTCTTATGTAGCTTACGGCGATGTAGCTTGCATTCTGCGGCGCGTGGCGAAGGTGCGGGCTCGGCGCCGGTCGCGCCTGGCCGCCCACCTGTTACCCACTCCCAACGgctgtaaataatattatgcattaTTTTTGAGGCCTCGCAAGAATATTGTCCAGTAAGTGTGATTGGCGAACGCTATAATAATTTTGTAGTGGTGTTGCTTAAAGTACCTATAAGCAGCGTTTGGCTTGTTTATTCCATCTTTCCAaaatcttggtccaatgtgtatttgcgtctcacattttgcttaatgagagtgtgaaacgcaatgcacattggacatcCGGGTCTGAGTGCACGAACAGGGACTTGACTCATGTTCCTCTCGCTCTAACATACCTGGCGTGCTTGTTGGACACGGCGGGCTGGCTGTCTAACGCCGCCGCCAGCGCGGTgagcacggcggcggcgacggcgggctgcgggcgcggcgcgcgcagcaacGCTAGAGCCCGtgcggccagcgcggccgccACGCCGCCCTCCGGGTCCGAGTGCACGAACAGGGACTTGACTCATGTTCCTCTCGCTCTAACATACCTGGCGTGCTTGTTGGACACGGCGGGCTGGCTGTCTAACGCCGCCGCCAGCGCGGTgagcacggcggcggcgacggcgggctgcgggcgcggcgcgcgcagcaacGCTAGAGCCCGtgcggccagcgcggccgccACGCCGCCCTCCGGGTCCGAGTGCACGAACAGGGACTTGACTCATGTTCCTCTCGCTCTAACATACCTGGCGTGCTTGTTGGACACGGCGGGCTGGCTGTCTAACGCCGCCGCCAGCGCGGTgagcacggcggcggcgacggcgggctgcgggcgcggcgcgcgcagcaacGCTAGAGCCCGtgcggccagcgcggccgccACGCCGCCCTCCGGGTCCGAGTGCACGAACAGGGACTTGACTCATGTTCCTCTCGCTCTAACATACCTGGCGTGCTTGTTGGACACGGCGGGCTGGCTGTCTAACGCCGCCGCCAGCGCGGTgagcacggcggcggcgacggcgggctgcgggcgcggcgcgcgcagcaacGCTAGAGCCCGtgcggccagcgcggccgccACGCCGCCCTCCGGGTCCGAGTGCACGAACAGGGACTTGACTCATGTTCCTCTCGCTCTAACATACCTGGCGTGCTTGTTGGACACGGCGGGCTGGCTGTCTAACGCCGCCGCCAGCGCGGTgagcacggcggcggcgacggcgggctgcgggcgcggcgcgcgcagcaacGCTAGAGCCCGtgcggccagcgcggccgccACGCCGCCCTCCGGGTCCGAGTGCACGAACAGGGACTTGACTCATGTTCCTCTCGCTCTAACATACCTGGCGTGCTTGTTGGACACGGCGGGCTGGCTGTCTAACGCCGCCGCCAGCGCGGTgagcacggcggcggcgacggcgggctgcgggcgcggcgcgcgcagcaacGCTAGAGCCCGtgcggccagcgcggccgccACGCCGCCCTCCGGGTCCGAGTGCACGAACAGGGACTTGACTCATGTTCCTCTCGCTCTAACATACCTGGCGTGCTTGTTGGACACGGCGGGCTGGCTGTCTAACGCCGCCGCCAGCGCGGTgagcacggcggcggcgacggcgggctgcgggcgcggcgcgcgcagcaacGCTAGAGCCCGtgcggccagcgcggccgccACGCCGCCCTCCGGGTCCGAGTGCACGAACAGGGACTTGACTCATGTTCCTCTCGCTCTAACATACCTGGCGTGCTTGTTGGACACGGCGGGCTGGCTGTCTAACGCCGCCGCCAGCGCGGTgagcacggcggcggcgacggcgggctgcgggcgcggcgcgcgcagcaacGCTAGAGCCCGtgcggccagcgcggccgccACGCCGCCCTCCGGGTCCGAGTGCACGAACAGGGACTTGACTCATGTTCCTCTCGCTCTAACATACCTGGCGTGCTTGTTGGACACGGCGGGCTGGCTGTCTAACGCCGCCGCCAGCGCGGTgagcacggcggcggcgacggcgggctgcgggcgcggcgcgcgcagcaacGCTAGAGCCCGtgcggccagcgcggccgccACGCCGCCCTCCGGGTCCGAGTGCACGAACAGGGACTTGACTCATGTTCCTCTCGCTCTAACATACCTGGCGTGCTTGTTGGACACGGCGGGCTGGCTGTCTAACGCCGCCGCCAGCGCGGTgagcacggcggcggcgacggcgggctgcgggcgcggcgcgcgcagcaacGCTAGAGCCCGtgcggccagcgcggccgccACGCCGCCCTCCGGGTCCGAGTGCACGAACAGGGACTTGACTCATGTTCCTCTCGCTCTAACATACCTGGCGTGCTTGTTGGACACGGCGGGCTGGCTGTCTAACGCCGCCGCCAGCGCGGTgagcacggcggcggcgacggcgggctgcgggcgcggcgcgcgcagcaacGCTAGAGCCCGtgcggccagcgcggccgccACGCCGCCCTCCGGGTCCGAGTGCACGAACAGGGACTTGACTCATGTTCCTCTCGCTCTAACATACCTGGCGTGCTTGTTGGACACGGCGGGCTGGCTGTCTAACGCCGCCGCCAGCGCGGTgagcacggcggcggcgacggcgggctgcgggcgcggcgcgcgcagcaacGCTAGAGCCCGtgcggccagcgcggccgccACGCCGCCCTCCGGGTCCGAGTGCACGAACAGGGACTTGACTCATGTTCCTCTCGCTCTAACATACCTGGCGTGCTTGTTGGACACGGCGGGCTGGCTGTCTAACGCCGCCGCCAGCGCGGTgagcacggcggcggcgacggcgggctgcgggcgcggcgcgcgcagcaacGCTAGAGCCCGtgcggccagcgcggccgccACGCCGCCCTCCGGGTCCGAGTGCGCGAACAAGGACTTGCGCGCCATGTACATGATGAGCACCAAACATCTGAGGGAAGACAGAAGTGATATAAATTTATACTGGATGGATTTTTTAACGCTTTCGTAGTCGATAACATGTTATTTTGTAGCAAAAAGTGCCTATGAAAggagaacccgcctagcggcaCCATgaagctttttttattttattgttatataaagaaaacataCATTAGCCCAACGCTTGATTTAGCAGTGGAAGTAAGGGGGCTCATTAGGTTTATTTTGGCTCACATTCGACGTGCCGGGGCAACTATTTGTACTGATAACGTTTAACTTCATCGCGATGACTAAcacgagacttaatcgcgtacaaacttagtttatttatggcctaacgtttcgaacgtgacgttacgttcgaggtcacaggcagactggcgaggaattgtatcaacatcttcttgctgcgcgggttttgcgaactacccgcatgGGATGTTTTTCCCCAttacatttgctaatcactGGATACCAtgaagacgaaatcccctgttCCTcgttttgattgaaatttcgatgttttctgatttcaattgcttcacgtaCCTTCCTGCTGTAGTAGACGTTCCGTTGAGAGGACTTTGGGATTATGGAGCTaaatccagtggtttggtccCGACAGTACCACTACCATCGGATGTCgttagtgttgtgtgtaggcaaagtgacaaccctagcgtacaagttaataatcaggATCAagagtgcgggtagttcgcaaaacccgcgcagcaagaagatgttgatacaattcctcgccagtctgcctgtgaccacgaacgtaacgtcacattcgaaacgtcaggccataaataaaagtaagtttgtacgcgattaagttctgtgttagttttaaaattatgagtgaaaatcgtgtaagtttaaatcagtatactgtgtaagaatgtcctataatatttatttatttattatttatttaataacgatAATTATGAAATTGGTCAGCAGCGGTATTATACTTTTTCGAGACGTGGTATTCGTGGTAATCATCTAATCATACGGCTAATCTCATGAAAATGAAGTGTTCGTATTGTCATCGGCGAACAATTTGCTAATCGACACGGAAGTTTCGCTTAAAGTGGCAATTGGGTGAGCCACATAGACCGgtcagaaaaaaaaccggccaagtgcgagtcggactcgcgcagcgagggttccgtacttcttagtatttgttgttgtaccggcaacagaaatacatcatctgtgaaaatttcaactttctagctatcacggttcatgagatacagcctggtgacagacagacagatggacagcgcagtcttagtaataggatcccgtttttacccttagggtacggaaccctaaaaaggatggCTATTGGGCATTAAAGTTCTAGAGCGGCGACCAGGTTAGGTGGTAGATGCGAGCTACCCAAGACGACACTTTGTGGTAATCAATGGCAGAGGTTTTGGTTCAGCAGTGGAAACTTGGGTCTGACCTTTTCATGCCCCATTTCACCTTTTGCAGGACTTTCCAAATCTATTTCACCTTTACTTAAAATAACTACAAAAACCTAACTAAAAATAAGTCCTTTATGGTACTAATATATTCTTAAGAAACAAATTTGACAGCATACTTAATTCATAGGCTAGTTAAATAACATCAGTCCGTGGTTCTCAACTGTGGGCTACAATAACTTCTATTTTCAGTTAAAGTGGTCAAGAATATTTTATGAACTCTAATACTTTAGAGACAGCTGTAGATGTTCCCAGCatggccatcgcacggctgaTAATACCATAAAGATCAttttcaactattaaaaataattctaattgaacataacgctagcggctagcgctaatcacatgcggcttgagcattacacatatttacgagtacggtacgagtaaagcattatgtgcgattgccaagtcattatatgtataaaaaaataaagatatctaatattgatgcggttttaacaccccctggcaccgattaaaataaccgacttggtaatCACATtaaatctcaaaacttttttgtagtagaagtattgcgttgcgagacttgcatctttttacatgtaatgtttttgatgggatctcatctctttttgtaggcagtccttcttttcgggtactacttcttgtacgtcagctaccacttttctcaaagctcatactcatacccgtcCCACACTATACCCGCACtcatacctataccatattcatatccttaccatactcatagccataccatacaccatactcatactatacatatatttatactcacatcgtaaatcttagacctttactttacctattatttgttggaactgcaaaagtaactttgtaatagcatatatttatatggaactacaaacttacttatgcagttcttaaatctttaaaacgtgactgatattgcaatatttttaggttttttatggcttgttaagctaaaaactacttatgtttaaaatttgaagtttGTGGGTTGgttagaagtaccttagaattatgatgatcggtgagtgagtgTGTGTCAGTGCCAAAAGTAAAGAATTTTGACATGCAAtcattcttaaactacaagttcaaaacTGAATGTtttgggaatatatgtaagccatatcatgccctatatgtcactgaaaatttagggttctagctttagctaaCACAAAAtaacaggacgtcgaaaatggcattaatggcttcgagaaaaggatggtacggctgtgcctctttgttttttttgtttgtgtattCCACATTTGTAAAACACGTTCCGTTACACGTGTTCTTTGACAGGCATGTTTTTGCTCCCACGATAACGATGTATGATTGATGACCAGACCCCGTTATTAGtggtgaaattttaatgaaatgccAAGGTTGGCACTCACTCGTCCACCGTGCGGGTAAGATTCCGCAAGCTATTGGTTATACGCTTCCCCGCGCCCCAGTATCTCAGTAGTATGGAACTCATATACTAACTAGTATAAAACGTGTGATACTAGGGCGCTCCACGAGTTAAATatcttaaataaagtattaatagttatttaatattcTTCAATTAGTATGTGGATATTGATGAgacagttttataaatattcgttaaactttattttattgacaattcCATTGAAATTTTCTTGATGCGAACAATTACCCCACATGCGGATTGTTACCCAATAGCATGCGGAATCTTACCCGTACGGTGGAGGAGTGAGTGCCAACCCTAGCATTTACGTAACGAGGTCTGGTGATGACAACAATTTTCATAATTGCACCATGTATAACGGAACATAAATACACGAGTTCTGCCCACTAGTTTATCATTCTGCTGATAGAATTTACAGTGATGAGTTTTTCCGGTAAAGTGGTGCTCGTGACGGGTGCGAGCTCCGGCATTGGAGCAGCCACCGCTATTCTGTTCTCTAAAGAGGGAGCCAGCGTCGCGATTGTTGGCAGAAATGAAACTAAACTCGGCAACGTTGCGCAGAGGTGCGAGCAACTGGGAGCACAACCCCTCGTCATCAGAGCAGACGTTTCCAATGAAAAAGAAGCCAGCACCATCATCGAGAAAACGGTAGACCACTTCGGGAAGCTTGATGTTTTAGTGAACAACGCCGGAATAATAAGGAAAGCTTCTGTTGCTGAATCAAATAGTTTGAAAATATACGATGAAGTTATGAACACAAATATGCGCTCCATCGTTCAGCTGACCAGTCTAGCTGCACCGTTTCTAGTGGCAACCAAGGGGAATATAGTAAACGTGTCAAGTATAGCATCAACGAAAGTTATTGCTGAAGGTTTAACGGCGTACTGCGTATCAAAGGCAGGTCTGGATCACTTCACTCGCTGCGCCGCCTTAGACCTGGCGGTTTCTGGCGTGAGAGTTAACAGCGTGAACCCTGGCCCGGTAAGGACAGATATTGCTGAAAATTCTGGAATGGCGCCGCCTGGAGCTGGCGATATGGCATGGGAGCATGCGAAAACAATGACGGCTTTGAACAGAGTGGGGGAGCCAGAGGAAATCGCTGATGTTAT encodes the following:
- the LOC134748263 gene encoding 3-oxoacyl-[acyl-carrier-protein] reductase FabG-like; translation: MSFSGKVVLVTGASSGIGAATAILFSKEGASVAIVGRNETKLGNVAQRCEQLGAQPLVIRADVSNEKEASTIIEKTVDHFGKLDVLVNNAGIIRKASVAESNSLKIYDEVMNTNMRSIVQLTSLAAPFLVATKGNIVNVSSIASTKVIAEGLTAYCVSKAGLDHFTRCAALDLAVSGVRVNSVNPGPVRTDIAENSGMAPPGAGDMAWEHAKTMTALNRVGEPEEIADVIAFLASDKASSITGSTYVSDNGQLLK